Proteins encoded in a region of the Brevundimonas vesicularis genome:
- a CDS encoding DNA-deoxyinosine glycosylase, with the protein MTDHTGDRRLGFAPVVDAETRLLILGSLPGDASLKAAQYYAHPRNAFWPLIGGVLGEDLVTLRYEQRLDRLTARGVGLWDVIASAERSGSLDAAIRSPEAADLRGLIGSLPRLRAVAFNGKLAAKLGRRIIGDVAGVRLIDLPSSSPAHAIPLPSKANSWNSLTDLVE; encoded by the coding sequence GTGACGGATCACACGGGCGATCGCAGGCTGGGGTTCGCACCCGTCGTCGATGCGGAAACCCGATTGTTGATCCTGGGCAGTTTGCCCGGCGACGCCTCGCTGAAGGCGGCGCAATACTACGCCCATCCGCGCAACGCCTTTTGGCCCCTGATCGGCGGTGTGTTGGGCGAGGACCTTGTAACCCTTCGCTATGAGCAGCGGCTGGATCGATTGACGGCGCGCGGCGTGGGCCTGTGGGATGTGATTGCGTCGGCGGAAAGGTCGGGCAGTTTGGATGCCGCGATCCGCTCGCCGGAGGCGGCTGATCTGCGCGGCCTGATCGGCAGCTTGCCGCGGCTGAGAGCGGTCGCCTTCAACGGCAAGCTGGCGGCCAAGTTGGGACGGCGCATTATCGGCGACGTCGCAGGCGTTCGCCTTATCGACCTACCCTCATCCAGCCCCGCTCATGCGATTCCACTGCCAAGCAAGGCGAACAGCTGGAATTCGTTGACTGATCTGGTAGAGTGA
- the purC gene encoding phosphoribosylaminoimidazolesuccinocarboxamide synthase, translated as MNSKRKKIYEGKAKILYEGPEPGTLIQYFKDDATAFNAQKKAVLEGKGVVNNQISEFIMSRLNGIGVTNHFIKRLNLREQLIREVEIIPLEVVCRNIVAGSMSQRLGIEEGTPLPRSIIEFYYKKDELNDPMVTEEHITAFNWASTQELDDMLAMTVRVNDYLSGMFSAVGITLVDFKIEFGRVWENDFSRVLLADEISPDSCRLWDASTGEKLDKDRFRRDLGNVIESYTEVARRLGIMKGMPTVIQGGLH; from the coding sequence ATGAACAGCAAGCGCAAGAAGATCTACGAAGGCAAGGCCAAGATCCTGTACGAAGGACCCGAGCCCGGCACCCTGATCCAGTACTTCAAGGACGACGCCACCGCCTTCAATGCGCAGAAGAAGGCCGTTCTCGAAGGCAAGGGCGTGGTGAACAACCAGATCAGCGAGTTCATAATGTCGCGCCTGAACGGCATCGGCGTGACCAACCATTTCATCAAGCGTCTGAACCTGCGCGAGCAGCTGATCCGCGAAGTCGAGATCATTCCGCTGGAAGTCGTGTGCCGCAACATCGTCGCCGGCTCGATGAGCCAGCGCCTTGGCATCGAGGAAGGCACGCCCCTGCCCCGCTCGATCATCGAGTTCTATTACAAGAAGGATGAGCTCAACGACCCGATGGTCACCGAAGAGCACATCACCGCCTTCAACTGGGCCTCGACCCAGGAGCTGGACGATATGCTGGCGATGACGGTGCGGGTGAACGACTATCTTTCCGGCATGTTCAGCGCCGTCGGCATCACCCTGGTCGACTTCAAGATCGAGTTCGGCCGGGTGTGGGAAAACGACTTCAGCCGCGTCCTGCTGGCCGACGAGATCAGCCCCGACAGCTGCCGCCTGTGGGACGCCTCGACCGGCGAGAAGCTGGACAAGGACCGCTTCCGCCGCGATCTGGGCAATGTGATTGAAAGCTATACCGAAGTCGCGCGTCGCCTGGGCATCATGAAAGGCATGCCGACGGTGATTCAGGGAGGACTGCACTGA
- a CDS encoding 2OG-Fe(II) oxygenase has translation MSERTIRLNPRLDPRDYAAAYARDGMVQVPDLLDEVSAEWLELALEHDTAWHLSLKTPEGGKLLSPQDMQAMGRDAIGAQMQRALGEGRDGFSFIYLAYPIITTLLTGKDEGHATHALVQFFNDTPFTTFAKAVTGEASVTKIDAQATWFRPGDFLTQHDDTGVGERRAAYTLGLSRDWRPDWGGQLLFHDANGDIERGFKPGFNVWTVFKTPRQHSVAPVAAYAGGKRRSITGWLRDDPPVK, from the coding sequence ATGAGCGAGCGCACGATCCGGCTCAATCCCCGGCTCGATCCCCGCGACTATGCGGCGGCCTATGCGCGCGACGGCATGGTGCAGGTGCCCGATCTGCTGGATGAGGTCAGCGCCGAATGGTTGGAGCTTGCGCTCGAACACGACACGGCTTGGCATCTGTCCTTGAAGACGCCGGAAGGCGGCAAGCTGCTGTCGCCGCAAGACATGCAGGCCATGGGCAGAGATGCTATCGGCGCCCAGATGCAGCGCGCGCTGGGGGAGGGTCGCGACGGTTTCTCCTTCATCTATCTGGCTTATCCGATCATCACGACCTTGCTCACCGGCAAGGACGAGGGCCATGCGACGCACGCCCTGGTGCAGTTCTTCAACGACACGCCCTTCACCACATTCGCCAAGGCGGTGACCGGCGAAGCCAGCGTGACCAAGATCGACGCGCAAGCCACCTGGTTCCGGCCCGGCGACTTCCTGACCCAGCACGACGACACGGGCGTGGGCGAGCGACGGGCGGCCTATACGCTGGGTCTGTCGCGCGATTGGCGGCCAGATTGGGGCGGCCAGTTGCTGTTTCACGACGCCAACGGCGATATCGAGCGCGGGTTCAAGCCGGGCTTCAACGTCTGGACGGTGTTCAAGACGCCCCGCCAGCACTCCGTCGCGCCGGTCGCCGCCTACGCCGGCGGCAAGCGCCGCTCGATCACCGGCTGGCTGCGCGACGACCCGCCGGTCAAGTGA
- a CDS encoding DUF1476 domain-containing protein, translating into MTTFDDREKAFEAKYALDQEQEFKAIARRNRMLGLWAAEKMGLSSESADQYAAAVVRADFEQPGDEDVFRKVAGDFKASGLSVSEGEIRSKIDELASIAREQIRAGE; encoded by the coding sequence ATGACGACCTTCGACGATCGGGAAAAGGCCTTCGAAGCCAAATACGCCCTCGATCAGGAGCAGGAGTTCAAGGCCATCGCCCGGCGCAACCGGATGCTGGGCCTTTGGGCTGCGGAAAAGATGGGCTTGTCGAGCGAAAGCGCGGACCAGTACGCCGCCGCCGTAGTGCGCGCCGATTTCGAACAGCCGGGAGACGAGGACGTGTTCCGCAAGGTTGCCGGCGACTTCAAGGCCTCGGGCCTGTCGGTGTCGGAGGGCGAGATTCGCTCCAAGATCGACGAACTGGCCTCGATCGCCCGCGAGCAGATTCGCGCCGGCGAGTAA
- a CDS encoding fasciclin domain-containing protein — MTKLRNLMLVAVSGGALMALGACGNEPAATTPAESTAMAPADGAAMAPATDPMVGGAAMSPNETIVANASKASNLTTLVAAVKAAGLVDTLQGAGPFTVFAPDNAAFDKIPEATRTSLMQPAMKADLTKILTYHVVAGRLTAADIAAQAEANGGTATLKTVQGEELKVSAGPNNTWVITDAKGGKSTITQADVGQSNGVVHVVDTVLMP; from the coding sequence ATGACCAAACTTCGCAATCTTATGCTCGTCGCCGTCTCCGGCGGCGCGCTGATGGCGCTCGGCGCCTGCGGCAACGAGCCGGCCGCCACGACTCCGGCGGAATCGACCGCCATGGCTCCGGCCGACGGCGCCGCCATGGCCCCCGCGACCGACCCGATGGTGGGCGGCGCTGCCATGAGCCCGAACGAAACGATCGTCGCCAACGCCTCCAAAGCCTCCAACCTGACCACCCTGGTCGCCGCCGTGAAGGCCGCCGGCCTGGTCGACACCCTGCAAGGCGCGGGTCCGTTCACGGTCTTCGCCCCTGACAACGCCGCCTTCGACAAGATCCCCGAGGCGACGCGCACCAGCCTGATGCAGCCGGCGATGAAGGCTGATCTGACCAAGATCCTGACCTACCACGTGGTCGCCGGTCGTCTGACGGCCGCCGATATCGCAGCCCAGGCCGAGGCCAACGGCGGCACCGCCACGCTGAAGACGGTTCAGGGCGAAGAACTGAAGGTTTCGGCCGGCCCGAACAACACCTGGGTCATAACCGACGCCAAGGGCGGCAAGTCCACGATCACCCAAGCCGACGTGGGCCAATCGAACGGCGTCGTCCACGTCGTCGACACGGTTCTGATGCCGTAA
- the purS gene encoding phosphoribosylformylglycinamidine synthase subunit PurS: MAPTASSKVKVHVFLKPGVLDVQGKAVEGALQGLGWSGVSNARVGKLIEFDLAGAEDPQGEAKKMCEQLLANTVIESYRIEAA; this comes from the coding sequence ATGGCCCCAACCGCTTCAAGCAAGGTCAAGGTTCACGTCTTCCTCAAGCCGGGCGTCCTGGATGTGCAGGGCAAGGCCGTCGAAGGCGCATTGCAAGGCCTGGGTTGGTCGGGCGTTTCCAACGCCCGCGTCGGCAAGCTGATCGAGTTCGACCTCGCCGGCGCCGAAGACCCGCAAGGCGAAGCCAAGAAGATGTGCGAGCAGCTGCTCGCCAACACGGTGATCGAAAGCTACCGCATCGAGGCGGCGTAA